The stretch of DNA GAAAAACGCATCCAGGGGTGGAGGCAGAGATGTTCTAATTTTTCGTCAACAACCTCATTGCAGGAAATGTGGAGTATAGCCCGCAGCTTTCGAGGAGCCCGACGACAGAACAGATCAAAATTTAATCCTGAATGGATGGATGAATTCGCAAATAAATTGGCACCACCCTTTGCCCAGATGTCTCCACCTATGAACGATCAAGATCAAGACCCatcattattaaattttcaatatctcGAACACGAAATATCCCATGTAGAAATTAAACATGCATTATCGCAAAGCAAGAATAAATCACCAGGTTTAGATAGAATAAGAACTTCGTTTCTATGCAATTTGCCGGTGTGTGGATTTGAATTTATGGCTAGTTTGTTCTCTAGGGTTTGGGTTGAAGCAAGTATCCCTGAGGTGTGGAAAGAAGCAAAGGTCGTACCAGTCCCTAAGCCAAACAaagatttaaatgaattatcgGGGTATAGGCCCATCAGTTTGCTGTCGGTTGTTCGTAAAGTTTTTGAGCGAATAATTCTGAACAGGCTTGAATTATGGGTCAGCAGTAATTCCATAATCCCAGAATCTCAATATGGCTTCAAAAGAAAGCGTGGGGTCACAAACTGTGTCGCTGCCCTCTATACGAAAGTACAGATTGGGTTTGCACGCAAACAACAGACAGGATGTCTATTTCTTGATGTTGAGGGGGCGTATGACAATGTGTTGGTAGACGTTCTATGCAAAATGCTTCTTAATTTGGGCCTAAGTGGTAGGATTGTACAAATACTATGGGGTCTACTAGCTGAAAAGCACCTCAGTTTTGTTGTTAACAATACTATCCTTGCGAAAAGAATTGGTCAAAGAGGTCTTCCACAGGGGTCCGTGCTTTCCCCAGTACTATACAACATATATGTACACGAACTGGATTCTATTCTGCCGTCGGGGGGTTTCATGTTGCAGTATGCGGATGACATAATGATTGGCATCAGCTCACGGAACGAAGAGAGTATTGAATCTACATTGAACGAAGCGGGTCAGCAAATTTACACGAAATTAGGGGAGCTTGGACTTAAGTTGTCTGTGTCAAAATCCGTATCAATGGTGTTTTCAAGGAAACATCAAGATCCAATACTCGAAGTGTCCATTGAAAATAGAACCCTTGAATGTGTAACATCCTTTAGATACTTAGGTGTTATATTTGACAGAAAATGCCGTTTTGCAGCACACATTAGAGAAGTGGTATCTAAATGCACCTTGAGGATTAATTTTCTCAGAGCCGTAGCAGGATTTGAATGGGGAGCACACCCCTTAAACATGTTGATCCTGTATAAGACAACTATAAGATCAGTACTTGAATTCGGTAGCATTGCATTTGCAGGGGCAGCTGCGGGGCATATGCTTAAACTGAACAGAGTTCAATGGAAAGCTCTTAGAATGTGCATGGGAATCATGGTGTCCACTCATACACTTAGTCTTGAAGCAATAGCTGGTGTTATGCCACTTAGTTTAAGATATGAGTTTCTGAACACAAGATTTTTCGCAGGTGCGCTACAGTACCAGCCAACCCTTTGGGCTGATCTGACACTTCTTAATTCTCTTGATCCTAACAACAGACTTTGTAAAATCACTAGAGTTATTGAAAGTATGGGCTTAACGGCTGAGAACGTATGGGGAAACCCTGTTTCTGCTATCGTGAATGAGGTCAGCGTAAATATCTGTTTTGATGTGTGGGAATGCGTCAAAGATATTGAGAAGGAGCTACGAGCAAATGTGTCTCAGCACTACCTGTACGAAACTCTAAACCGAAGGGAATTTGATAATGCTCCTTTGTTTTATACAGACGGTTCACTGTTGAATGATTCTGCAGGGGCAGCAGCCTTTGAAGAACGTTCACGATGGCAAAATACGATTCGCTTGAAAACCCCATCCTCTAGTTACACTGCAGAATTAATGGCTTTTGTATTGGCTCTAGAACGTGCAGTTGAGACTGTGGTTGACGCGCCGAAGATTTGCATAATAACTGATTGTAAGTCCGCAATTGAGACTGTGAAGAACGCGTGCAAGCAATCAGGGGATCGAACATCTAAACTACTAGCTCGTATAGTAAGTTTAATAAGTTCTCTCGAAAATCGCAGCGTGAGTGTATGGTTTATATGGGTACCTGGACATTCACGAATACCGGGCAATGAAATCGCAGATACGCTCGCAAGAAATGCCACGGAATTGCCAACAGCACAAGATACGGAAGTCATGCCAGGTGATTGGCACGCTAAGTTCAGGGAGAAAGCAATTGAGAAATGGCAAACCATGTGGAGGGAAAGTGATAAGGGTAGGCATTGTTTCTCAATATTGTCTGAGGTTTCATTGAATCCTTGGTTTAAAGACAGATGGGACATGAAACGCAATGTGATTGTAAAAATATCTAGACTTGTATCAGGCCATACTAGAACTGCCGCGCATCTGGGCAGATTTAACATTGTAGAGACCGCGCTATGTGATGTATGTGGAGTCGTAGAAGACATTGATCACGCACTGTTTGACTGTCCCAAATATTCCCTAGGTAGGCAAAGAATTGTGGTCCCGGTATCAAACGAGAGTACTGCACGAAGTTCTGTTCTTCTTCGAAGATGCATAGTCGACAGGAACGAGCAAGCATTGTGGGGGTTAGTTGAGTTCTTAGAAGAGAGTGGTATGAATGTTTAGTGTGACGCTTTTATAtgttttgtgttaaaatttcagGATTCAATTGCTTGACCGCGGCCTCAAATATTCTACGAATGAGGGCCTTTTTCGCATCGGGTGGGTGggtggcgaaaaaaaaagaaaaaaaaaaaaaaaaaaaatcaacgttTGAAGGTGAATTCTTTTCAAAGCTCTTTTAATCTTTTGTTGGATATTTTTATAATGCAGCATTTATTGTACAGATTAGCGATAATATTTTCGATGACCCTCGTAGATCacaatgtttatttaaaatgtttttgtaaaaatcataaaactccatcattttattaattttcctcaccAGAAATCTCCTGGGCAGTTGATGTTTCAATGGTGGTCACTTCAGCAGTCGTTGCTTCTGTTGATGCTTCCGTTGTTGTGGTGGTGGTTGCAATTGGTGTTGTAGCCATTGTGTCTGCTACTGATGTTTCCTCAGTGGTTGCTTCCGTGGTTGTTGTATGCATCATTCCACCTGACATGAGATCATACCCATAGAATCTCAGTAGAGTCTCATATTCAGGACGAATTGTTACATTCTCTTTGCTGAGACTCAATCCACTCAGAAGATTCTCTTGATTGTAGAAATAGCTCCGCAATCGTCGATGAATATCCCGAAATCCCACACGAATAATATCCCTCTCCCAGGGCAATTCCAGTGTGTCACGAATTTCGAGAGCACTATGCCCATCGGAGCCCTCGAATAGTGCTATGAGAACACTTGCGAGGCCACACGGAGAAAGCGCCACGTTATTCCTATTGGCCAGGGAATGGTAGTAGAGTATACGGAAGCCCAATTGATTGGTTAAGTCCACCATTTGATCCTGTGCCAGGAGGACACTACTCTCGAGAACGCAATACGAGTATCTCGGCGCCAGGGAGTGCGCcagaaaaatcaccaaaagtCCTCGAATCACTGACATTGTGCATAATTGAGTTCTCACATAAACTTTATCTCATCAGCACAACTCACAAAATCACGCACGAACCATTCTCGCAAATGATCAGAATCAAACTAACAAGCTCTCTCTCCCTGGAATCGTCTTTTCAATTCAGGTGCTATTGGGCAGCAGCAGGTGCCCTGAGCGGGAGAAATCCCACACACAGACACACAgcgattaattttttttcagcagcgctcattcattcataaaaacCATTTACTATTTTCGATCAATCGACCCGCGTGTGGAGCATTGGTTGGGGGGGATTTTGTTGATGAACGTTTAAACTGCTCTTTTTGGGTGCAGAGCCCCGTGTGGAATTCGCTTCTCCGACGAGTTTGTCTTTTCCTCtctttcatcattttattaattcgcgcatcctcttcttcttttagaaCTGAGaacaaactgaaaaaaaacctGCCCAATTCTGCAAATGAAATTGCCCTCCCAAAATCCAACGGGTTTTTTGCATAAGGAGCAACATAACAGAGGTGAGTCTTAAGATCTTCCATTCagtgctgttgctgctgccagaaggaaaataaaatcaaaagatctttttgaaatacttcatattttctcttttattttaattacaagaaaagacacaaaattatttaattttatttgaatgaaatacaaaaagtaaaagttattaagaaaaaaatctttgcggaaattcaattcaattgtgTGAGCACTTATTGATGATCATCTGAGGTCTTTGTGGGGTGGAGTTTCCCAAAGATTGTTGCCAAATTGACAATACAATACGCTGATTTACTCAGCAATCGATCGATTGTCTCCTTGAGCAAACGATAGGCATCTTCCACTTGAGGTGTGATCTTCATTTCTGCATTTTCAGGGAGGGGAAAGAATTGATTAATTAGCAAATTTGTCCACATCCTCCTTCACTACAAAATAACACTGATACTCACTCTTATATTGAGGCTGTGTGAGGTCAAAGATGTACTGAAAGTAGCGAATTTGCGTGTAGAGATCAGTCTCTGTGTACTGTCGCACGAGACTTCCTTTCCGGCAGGCATAGCACATGGGACGATCATTGCTGGAGATGACATGCGTGAGGATTCGTGTGTTGTGGGAGCAAGTATTGTCATCGCACACGAGCCAATTGGCGTAGTAGCGATTGATGAAGGAACGAATCTTGAGGATTAGTTGATTTTGAATGCCAGCTAGATATTCGTATGGAGGGATTTTGCATTCGGGATTTGCACAAACAGCAAGAACAGGCACGAGATTGGCATCCACACGCTTCACAGCAGCTGCCATGGGATTCTCATGATGACACGAGACACATTTGAAGGTGAATTTCTCACAGAAATGATACTTCTGAGCACTGCTCTTCATCAGGGTGTTCACATCGTCATTCAGCTCATCCTCGCGATCAACTTTCTCCTCCAGACTCTTGTACTTCTTAGCATCCAGCCCCAAGCATTGTGCCAATCGGGAGATGTTGGTGCCATCGAGGGGTTCACAGATGCGTGAAATAACCGGGAAGATTTGCTGCGAAATGTAGTAGTCAGCATCGATCTTGAGTTCCGCATTCAGATGCATCTCATCGAGGTGATAAGCTCGCTGCATTTGTGCCCTGTCCGTGCCATCCTGGCAAATGACATAGCTCACGGTGTCCCCTTTCTTGAACCTTCGCCCCTGTGTAGCATTCATCCTTGTGGCCACAATCACATGGGGCAAATTTGAATTGTTTGCATACTCTTTCGGTGGTCGAGTGAGCTTTTTGGTGATCACAAAGAGCGGCAGAGGCACCTTCCCTTCGTAAATGTCCCGCCTGATACTCTCCAGGCGATCGTGGATCTTCTCAATCTTCTCATCTGCATCGGCATCACTGAAGATGTCATCAATGATTGAATGACCCACCATAACGGAAATTTTTGACCAATCCCGTCGCACAATATCCAATCCTTTGAGCTCAAGGCTGTACTTAAGTTGACCATTTGGCCCCTTGCTGACAATCTTCGCAGcgtacttcttcttcttcagcaaCAGAAGGGATTTGAACACCCCATCAATGTCCAGCTCAACATGTTTGTACATTTTGTTAACCTTCTGCTTGATGGTATTCCCAATCTTCTGGGCTTCATCGTAATCCACACAGTTGGAATTAACCATGATACTGTCTGTGTCTCCGTAGATAACTTCCAGATTGAGTTTCGTTGcgagatttttggtattcatCAAGATATCGCGCCCCTTTCGTGTAATCAGGGCTGCCAAGTGTGGGGCGTAGAAACGCGAATGGCTGAAGCCCAAGCATCCGTACATGGAGTTAGCAGTCAATTTGAGAGCTCTCTGTCGTATGTCGTACTGCATCTTTAGCTCTGCATTCAAATTTGGCTCCGCCAGAAGACCCTTAACGACGCGTCGACTCTCCACAAGCCCACGAATTTGACTTGGAAGCACACCCTGCTCAACTGTTGAATCCGGAAGTTGAATATTGTCCTCCACATGTTCTGGCTCATCGATGGTGGTGTAGCAAATGTTGAATTCTTGTATAATGCTCGGGTAGAGCGAATTGAAGTCCATCAGGACAATACATTTCTCATAGAATCCCTTTATGGGATCAAGAACAAGCCCACCTGTGTAGGCGGCTTTCTTGCGCGTTTGGCCCCCCTCGGCGGCGGCATCTACTTTCTCCCATTCTTTCCCGATGAATCTCTCCTTCTTCGATGGCACAATGTAGTCTCTCTTATTGAAGGCATGCAGCAGGAGGTACTCATTCCTCTCCGATCGTCCACCCTGAAGCGTTCGTGCCATCATATTCCCGCAGACATTTGTGATCTGCAGTGCCAACGGGAGAACATTCAATTCGCACATGAGGCGAAGAACATACAGAGCATCCTGCACGGTGAGTGTGATGAGTTTGAGAATTTCCTCACTGGACTCATACATAAAGTGAATGTCATCATTGGAGATCTCAATGCGATCATCTTCCTGAATCTTTAGTACCTCCGTACAGAGCGTCGCCAGGTCATAGCTGCGGCATTTTATGAATTCTTCCGCGGATTTCTTCACATCGCAAATCATTCGGCCGGTAAAGTAGTCCTGGTAGCGCTTGCTGTCCACCGCTGTCCTTCTGAGACGACCAATTCGTGaccaattttgcaattttaggcCAATAACACGATCAAAGATCACATCAAGCTGACAATCGGCTGCATCGTGCGTTACAATGAGATCAGGATCGGTGTTTTGATAAATAGCCAGGAACCAATTGAGGAGTTCACGTTCAGATTCGAATTTCTTCGCCTTAGCCTTGGTGTAGCCCTTGAATTTTGTCCCAAAGTCCATCGGCCAGCCCTGTTGCGTTGGATGAGTTAAGCCGCAAAAATGACGATTGAATGGGGTCGTAGGAGGGGCACGATCGAGGGGAAATTTATCCTGAATCAGGCATGAGATCATTACAATCTCATTCTTGGTTGTTTTCACATTCAAGC from Lutzomyia longipalpis isolate SR_M1_2022 chromosome 1, ASM2433408v1 encodes:
- the LOC129787666 gene encoding DNA polymerase alpha catalytic subunit; translated protein: MSDSGGMEPRPKRQKIDKLGKLAAFQRLREAKSSGVKNKYEIKDVDNVYETVDEREYSKRVQSRAAEDWIDDDDGEYVEDGREIFDDEDSDGESAAASKSKKAAKKRGRESGKTAKGKGSIKNLFSNAVPKKSHTATLGDDSILSEILGEIDGSKKDATETTVSSAVKKLPVTKQSEKDAALTKEYMRSFNSKIKRKEPPKEDADGSDDELLDRIVKQTMEKKSNVVEQKEAPKAIFVEPKPIQKEKKITEAPVIEKGDKENEPEKQNEANKDENLAALLEDSEDFALALVDEQTPSRNSAKEKIQAMASDKITMNWEAVMQMNDDNDIDFTAFEKADPENSATNDESEKKIWFWDAWEDPMKRPGQLFLFGRIAADKSNENFKSITVHIQSVDRKLYLLPRQYLLDKMTREETRERVTLGHVAQELDEILTQLGVQSYKTKEVMKNFAFTIKGVRIPESSQCIEVRYSGHLKVPQNAPRKYLSIAHIFGTTTTPLETFLLDTKIKGPCWLTVKNFQTRSLPLTWSRMEIVVPTSRAVCVAPEENKNPPPVSLIVLNVRSSLNVKTTKNEIVMISCLIQDKFPLDRAPPTTPFNRHFCGLTHPTQQGWPMDFGTKFKGYTKAKAKKFESERELLNWFLAIYQNTDPDLIVTHDAADCQLDVIFDRVIGLKLQNWSRIGRLRRTAVDSKRYQDYFTGRMICDVKKSAEEFIKCRSYDLATLCTEVLKIQEDDRIEISNDDIHFMYESSEEILKLITLTVQDALYVLRLMCELNVLPLALQITNVCGNMMARTLQGGRSERNEYLLLHAFNKRDYIVPSKKERFIGKEWEKVDAAAEGGQTRKKAAYTGGLVLDPIKGFYEKCIVLMDFNSLYPSIIQEFNICYTTIDEPEHVEDNIQLPDSTVEQGVLPSQIRGLVESRRVVKGLLAEPNLNAELKMQYDIRQRALKLTANSMYGCLGFSHSRFYAPHLAALITRKGRDILMNTKNLATKLNLEVIYGDTDSIMVNSNCVDYDEAQKIGNTIKQKVNKMYKHVELDIDGVFKSLLLLKKKKYAAKIVSKGPNGQLKYSLELKGLDIVRRDWSKISVMVGHSIIDDIFSDADADEKIEKIHDRLESIRRDIYEGKVPLPLFVITKKLTRPPKEYANNSNLPHVIVATRMNATQGRRFKKGDTVSYVICQDGTDRAQMQRAYHLDEMHLNAELKIDADYYISQQIFPVISRICEPLDGTNISRLAQCLGLDAKKYKSLEEKVDREDELNDDVNTLMKSSAQKYHFCEKFTFKCVSCHHENPMAAAVKRVDANLVPVLAVCANPECKIPPYEYLAGIQNQLILKIRSFINRYYANWLVCDDNTCSHNTRILTHVISSNDRPMCYACRKGSLVRQYTETDLYTQIRYFQYIFDLTQPQYKKMKITPQVEDAYRLLKETIDRLLSKSAYCIVNLATIFGKLHPTKTSDDHQ